In a single window of the Rhodamnia argentea isolate NSW1041297 chromosome 2, ASM2092103v1, whole genome shotgun sequence genome:
- the LOC115737497 gene encoding ubiquitin carboxyl-terminal hydrolase 7-like isoform X1 → MLRVSVKWQKEVFPDVEIDTSQPPYLFKCQLYDLTGVPPERQKIMVKGGLLKDDADWSTLGVKQGQKLMMMGTADEIVKAPEKGPVFMEDLPEEEQAVTLGHSAGLLNLGNTCYMNSTIQCLHSVPELKFALHQYPQSERRSDLDHPSHMLTVATRDLFNELDKTAKPVAPMQFWMLLRKKYPQFGQLHNGVFMQQDAEECWTQILYTLSQSLRSPGANENPETVKELFGVQLISRMHCQESGEESSESETVYSLKCHISHEVNHLHEGLRHGLKSELEKASPSLGRSAIYLKESRINGLPRYLTIQFVRFFWKRESNQKAKILRKVDYPLELDVYDFCSDELQKKLEAPRQLLRDEEGKKLGLKATKKSSTSKENDVKMSDAEGSSNVAVESSLAAAQDDAPVEEKQLTGIYDLVAVLTHKGRSADSGHYVAWVKQESGKWIEFDDDNPIPQREEDITKLSGGGDWHMAYICMYKARVVPV, encoded by the exons ATGCTTAGAG TGAGTGTTAAATGGCAAAAGGAGGTCTTTCCAGATGTCGAAATTGACACTAGCCAGCCACCTTATCTTTTCAAGTGCCAGTTATATGATCTAACAGGAGTCCCACCGGAGAGGCagaagatcatggttaagggtGGTTTACTAAAG GATGATGCTGACTGGAGTACATTAGGAGTCAAGCAG GGCCAAAAATTGATGATGATGGGAACTGCAGATGAGATAGTGAAGGCCCCAGAAAAGGGTCCTGTATTCATGGAAGATCTTCCAGAGGAAGAACAAGCTGTCACATTG GGTCATAGTGCAGGATTATTGAACTTAGGAAACACCTGCTACATGAACTCTACCATTCAATGCTTGCATTCAGTTCCAGAATTGAAGTTTGCTTTGCATCA GTATCCCCAATCTGAAAGGAGGAGTGATTTGGATCACCCTTCTCACATGTTAACTGTTGCAACCCGCGATCTGTTCAATGAACTCGATAAAACTGCCAAACCAGTTGCACCAATGCAATTTTGGATG TTGTTGCGCAAAAAGTATCCTCAATTCGGCCAGCTACATAATGGTGTCTTCATGCAGCAG GATGCTGAAGAATGCTGGACTCAAATATTATATACTCTTTCTCAGTCCCTTAGATCACCAGGTGCCAA CGAAAATCCAGAGACTGTGAAGGAACTTTTTGGAGTTCAACTCATTAGCAG GATGCATTGCCAAGAAAGTGGTGAAGAAAGCTCAGAATCAGAGACAGTTtattcacttaaatgccatataTCACATGAAGTGAACCATTTGCATGAAGGTCTAAGACAT GGGTTGAAATCAGAATTGGAGAAGGCTTCCCCATCCCTGGGGCGGAGTGCAATCTATTTGAAAGAGTCTCGTATCAATGGCTTACCGAG ATACTTGACCATTCAATTTGTTCGTTTTTTCTGGAAGAGGGAGTCAAATCAGAAGGCCAAAATTTTGCGG AAAGTAGATTATCCATTGGAGTTggatgtttatgatttttgttcaGATGAGCTACAGAAAAAGCTGGAAGCTCCTCGCCAG CTTCTTAGggatgaagaagggaaaaagctTGGTCTGAAAGCAACAAAGAAGAGTTCTACTTCAAAAGAGAATGACGTGAAGATGTCTGATGCCGAG GGTTCATCAAATGTAGCTGTGGAATCATCTTTAGCTGCTGCACAGGATG ATGCGCCAGTTGAGGAGAAACAGTTGACAGGAATTTATGATTTGGTTGCTGTATTAACTCACAAGGGCCGGAGTGCTGATTCAGGACATTATGTTGCTTGGGTCAAGCAAGAAAGTG GTAAATGGATTGAGTTTGATGATGATAATCCTATTCCTCAGCGGGAGGAGGACATCACGAAACTATCTGGAGGAG GTGATTGGCATATGGCGTACATATGCATGTACAAGGCTCGAGTTGTTCCCGTGTGA
- the LOC115737497 gene encoding ubiquitin carboxyl-terminal hydrolase 7-like isoform X2, translated as MSVKWQKEVFPDVEIDTSQPPYLFKCQLYDLTGVPPERQKIMVKGGLLKDDADWSTLGVKQGQKLMMMGTADEIVKAPEKGPVFMEDLPEEEQAVTLGHSAGLLNLGNTCYMNSTIQCLHSVPELKFALHQYPQSERRSDLDHPSHMLTVATRDLFNELDKTAKPVAPMQFWMLLRKKYPQFGQLHNGVFMQQDAEECWTQILYTLSQSLRSPGANENPETVKELFGVQLISRMHCQESGEESSESETVYSLKCHISHEVNHLHEGLRHGLKSELEKASPSLGRSAIYLKESRINGLPRYLTIQFVRFFWKRESNQKAKILRKVDYPLELDVYDFCSDELQKKLEAPRQLLRDEEGKKLGLKATKKSSTSKENDVKMSDAEGSSNVAVESSLAAAQDDAPVEEKQLTGIYDLVAVLTHKGRSADSGHYVAWVKQESGKWIEFDDDNPIPQREEDITKLSGGGDWHMAYICMYKARVVPV; from the exons A TGAGTGTTAAATGGCAAAAGGAGGTCTTTCCAGATGTCGAAATTGACACTAGCCAGCCACCTTATCTTTTCAAGTGCCAGTTATATGATCTAACAGGAGTCCCACCGGAGAGGCagaagatcatggttaagggtGGTTTACTAAAG GATGATGCTGACTGGAGTACATTAGGAGTCAAGCAG GGCCAAAAATTGATGATGATGGGAACTGCAGATGAGATAGTGAAGGCCCCAGAAAAGGGTCCTGTATTCATGGAAGATCTTCCAGAGGAAGAACAAGCTGTCACATTG GGTCATAGTGCAGGATTATTGAACTTAGGAAACACCTGCTACATGAACTCTACCATTCAATGCTTGCATTCAGTTCCAGAATTGAAGTTTGCTTTGCATCA GTATCCCCAATCTGAAAGGAGGAGTGATTTGGATCACCCTTCTCACATGTTAACTGTTGCAACCCGCGATCTGTTCAATGAACTCGATAAAACTGCCAAACCAGTTGCACCAATGCAATTTTGGATG TTGTTGCGCAAAAAGTATCCTCAATTCGGCCAGCTACATAATGGTGTCTTCATGCAGCAG GATGCTGAAGAATGCTGGACTCAAATATTATATACTCTTTCTCAGTCCCTTAGATCACCAGGTGCCAA CGAAAATCCAGAGACTGTGAAGGAACTTTTTGGAGTTCAACTCATTAGCAG GATGCATTGCCAAGAAAGTGGTGAAGAAAGCTCAGAATCAGAGACAGTTtattcacttaaatgccatataTCACATGAAGTGAACCATTTGCATGAAGGTCTAAGACAT GGGTTGAAATCAGAATTGGAGAAGGCTTCCCCATCCCTGGGGCGGAGTGCAATCTATTTGAAAGAGTCTCGTATCAATGGCTTACCGAG ATACTTGACCATTCAATTTGTTCGTTTTTTCTGGAAGAGGGAGTCAAATCAGAAGGCCAAAATTTTGCGG AAAGTAGATTATCCATTGGAGTTggatgtttatgatttttgttcaGATGAGCTACAGAAAAAGCTGGAAGCTCCTCGCCAG CTTCTTAGggatgaagaagggaaaaagctTGGTCTGAAAGCAACAAAGAAGAGTTCTACTTCAAAAGAGAATGACGTGAAGATGTCTGATGCCGAG GGTTCATCAAATGTAGCTGTGGAATCATCTTTAGCTGCTGCACAGGATG ATGCGCCAGTTGAGGAGAAACAGTTGACAGGAATTTATGATTTGGTTGCTGTATTAACTCACAAGGGCCGGAGTGCTGATTCAGGACATTATGTTGCTTGGGTCAAGCAAGAAAGTG GTAAATGGATTGAGTTTGATGATGATAATCCTATTCCTCAGCGGGAGGAGGACATCACGAAACTATCTGGAGGAG GTGATTGGCATATGGCGTACATATGCATGTACAAGGCTCGAGTTGTTCCCGTGTGA
- the LOC115737304 gene encoding dof zinc finger protein DOF1.7-like yields the protein CDLKTDIVITIHHKVPDFGGAITINITKKKRVQETTTFQSTKLQFLEQERLTCPRCDSTNTKFCYYNNYNLSQPRHFCKDCKRYWTKGGSLRNIPVGGGTRKSSSTKRGSKPKRQNPDPDPDPRPSKHGLQLQESTPADSSQWNATEGALLEGPHRSGAGSGECGGSLNPGWSLGWGSAMRPEPELDSRQGGSGREDHFDHASWSCYLEYACFRYNSRGG from the coding sequence TGTGATCTCAAAACCGATATCGTCATTACCATCCATCACAAAGTCCCAGACTTTGGTGGCGCTATCACTATCAATatcacaaagaaaaagagagtgcAAGAGACGACAACGTTTCAGAGCACGAAGCTACAGTTCCTAGAGCAAGAGAGGCTGACCTGCCCACGTTGCGATTCGACCAACACCAAGTTCTGCTACTACAACAACTACAACCTCTCTCAGCCCCGCCATTTCTGCAAGGACTGCAAGCGCTACTGGACCAAAGGCGGCTCTCTCCGCAACATCCCCGTCGGCGGCGGAACCCGCAAGAGCTCCTCCACCAAACGGGGCTCCAAACCGAAACGCCAGAACCCGGATCCGGATCCCGACCCGAGACCCAGTAAGCATGGTCTGCAGCTCCAGGAGTCAACCCCAGCTGACTCCTCGCAGTGGAATGCCACAGAAGGGGCCCTGTTGGAGGGTCCGCACCGATCGGGGGCGGGATCCGGTGAATGTGGAGGTAGCCTGAACCCGGGCTGGAGCTTGGGTTGGGGTTCTGCCATGAGGCCTGAACCGGAACTCGACTCTCGACAAGGCGGCAGTGGGCGGGAGGATCATTTTGATCATGCAAGTTGGTCTTGCTATCTGGAGTACGCTTGCTTCAGATACAACTCCAGGGGAGGATAG